The region GCGCGCTGGGCAGCCCCACGCCGCCGCCGCCCGCGCCCGGGGACGGCAGCGGGGCCAAGCCGGCGCCGAACGGGGCGTGGACGCCCGGGGAGTGCAGGGCCGGCCCGCGGCCTTcccccgccagccccagcccgcccGCGGCCGGCCGGAAGAGCAGGCCGGAGCCGCCGGGCGCCAGGCTGAGCTCGTGCGGGCCGGGCTCGGCGGGCCCGCCCAGGCGccgcggcgggggcgggggcggcggcggcggcggcagcagctcCCCCCCCGGCGGGGGCGGCCCCGGGAACCAGCCGCTGTCCTGGGCCAGGTGCGGGGCGGGCGGCTCGAAGCCGGGCCCGCGGCCGCCGCTCTCGCGCTCGAAGCCGGGCTGCGGCATGGTCCCGACGGGGCCCGCGTGCGCCAGGCCGCTCTGGCCCAGGTCCCCGTGgtgccccagctgctgcaggctgggcGGCCCGAgtctctgctgctggctgcggGAGGCCATCTGCTTGATCATGAGGGCGGCGTTCTGgcgctgctgctgcagggcctgcGGGTCGGGGCCCGGGTGCTGGAGCGGCGGGCCCGGGGCGAAGCTCTCGGGCACCGGCGGCGTGAACTCGCCCGCCAGGCCGGGGTAGGCGGAGGGCGACAGGTGGTTTTCCATCCCCGCGCCGTGCAGGGGGTTACTCCAGGCCGCGCACCTGTCGACGGCGGGGGAGCTGGGGAAGTCAAACCTCGGCCTCTTGGCCACGCTCATGTACGGGGCGTCGAAATGCTGCAGTCTTTGATTTGGTGGCTGCTGCGGAGGAGGGGGCTGCATATTAAACACGGGGTCGGTATAGGGGTGCATATTCCTGTTCTCCAGTCTGTGGATAGGGTACTCAAACTGCGCGTGCTGGTTCTGCAGGAGGGGCCCATTGTCCTGCAAGCTGGGGTTGGGCGCGCTGGCCTCGGTTTGCTGTTGCCTGGGGATTGCTGGCGGACAGGAGTTTTGTCTGGCCAGTAAACCGGTCTGTGGCTGCTGTTGCATTAGAGGATGCCTGGCGTTAACCCCAGGCTCCATGCCCACAGACATCTTACGAGCACCTCCAAACCTGTCGAAGAATACgccgtgctgctgctgctgcgggtgAACTTTGGACATCCCCACGAGGCCCGGTGCTCTGGGCAAAACGGATGTGCCAGGGAAACTGCCACCCCCAGGAACTTGCCGGCCAGCGCCATAGTGAGGAAGCTGCCCCTCCGACTCGGAAGGAGAAAACACGGGCAAATCAAAGTGTCCTGAAGGGCCGTCGCTGGCGTAATTGTATTCCAAAGAATCGACGCCTCCCGGGTTGGGAAGCCGCCTCTGCTCCAGGCTGTGGGAATCCGAGGAGCTGGAGGCTGGAAGCCCATGGAAGGAGGCAGCCCGGTTGGGAGACTGATCCAGTGGGAGGCAGGGCGCGGGCACGGCGTGGTTAGAGGCGCTGGAGTTATGGTGCTGGAAATCGGGCATGTTACCTGACCTCTGCTGTCCAAAGCCCTCGCCTCCTTGGTTCTCGGCCATATGTTCATATCCCTCTGCAAACGCTTGCTGGCTGCCCATGCTGTTGTTGTAGCTCATCAGCCGCCCTCCGTGcaagcaggaggcgctggggtcGGACCCAAAGTTGCCGCTGAAGTGCGGGTGATGCTGGTGCGGGTGGTGGGTGGTGGGATGACCGTGGTGAGGCTGCTGGTTGCCGAAAAAGCCATGAACCGGCTGAGCCTGCATCCCCCCTGCGTGCAGCTCGGAGTGTCCCCGAGCATGGAAGCCGTACGCTTCCCCAGCCATGTTCATGTTCATGCCCAGGATGGGAGGCTCGCCCAGGGCGCTGATGGCCGGATCCGCGGGGCCCCCGGAGTGGAAAGCTGGCGATTTGAAGTGAGAGCCCATGGTCAGTCCGGCCTGGCTAAAGTTTCTCTCTCCTTGTCCGGCGTTTCTGCTGCTGATCTGGGGCTCAAACTGCTCCAGCCCAAACATACTTCTGGGGATCAGTAGGGCATGGCGCCCCGCGTGCCCCGGTGCGCGACTCGGACCGGCTCCGCGAGGAGCGCGCTCAGAACCGCAGCGAGCGATAGCCCCAAAGTCTTTTAAAGCCGACTCACAGCGTCCCTGCAGCAGGCAGCGGCGGGCGAGCCGGGGTCCCCAGGGAGCTGTCCCCACGCTCACATCTTGCAGGGGCAGGTGGCCAGGGCGTGGGGGCGCGTAGCGGGGATGCGCTCGGGCGGGGCGGGCACGGAGAAGCAGCAGGCAGCGTCAGCCCCAGCTTCCAAACAAAGTTCAAGGAAATGAAATCTACCGGCCTGGGTCCGGGCCTCCGCCCCACGCAGCCCGGGGCTCTCCGAGCGGCCGCGGCACTTACGCCTGGGAGCGCCCCGCTCCCTCACACCTCGTGCGGCGGCCGGCTCTCCCCGACATCCGGCGGGGCTCGGCTCCGCGGCTCATCGGCTCCAGTCCCCGGGAGCTCCGCTCCGCATCGCCGGGCTGCAGAGGCGCTGGGAGCGCGGCTCAGCCTCTGCTTCTCCGCTCGCCCCGCAAACCGGCCAGCCCGGCGCGGGGTCCCGGCGGGCTCCGCTCTCCGCGCCTGGCCGCGCTCGGGGCTGGGCGCTCCGAGGGTCTCCCCGCCCGGCGGCCGGACCGAGGCTCTCCTGGCGCTGTCTCTGGGTTCCTGGCGGGTCCCGTCGGCCCGGGCTCGGGCGCTGCAGGGTCCCCGCTCCCCTCTGCTGGCGGGTCCCGTCGGCCGCAGGCGGTGCAGGGTGCCCGGCTTGGGGCGCTGCAGGGTCTCCGCTCCCCGCTCTTCCGCTCCCTCTCTCACCCAGAGCTGGAGAAACAGCAACAAGTTTTGCATTTCAGCAATCAATTTCAGCCATTAGAGCTGCACCAATGAGCGGGACGCATGCTCCGGGCCCGGGGCGGGGCTCTCCGTTAAGGTGGCTCCTTCCCCCTGTAGCCCCGCCGCCCCTGGAAGCCGGGCTCCGCCTGCGCTCCTGTGCCCATCACCTTCCTGCCCGGCCTTGGCTCTGGCCGCGCCTTTCGGCGTtttaaccccctccccctccagcccccgtTGCAAACTAGGCGGTCAACACATGTCGGCCCGAAAGCGGGTCCTTTGTCAGCGCCTGCAATGCGCTCCGGCTCCGCGGAGCGGGGACGGCACCGACCGGCCAGccgggggggcgcgcagggctCCGCGCCGGGCGCAGGCGGGCCGCTGGCGCTGATCTCTGCGCGTCCCGTTTCAGCAGCGCCCGCCCGGGCGGTCACACTCCCCGGGGAAGCGCTGCCGTCCCGGAGGCGCATTGCTGGC is a window of Eretmochelys imbricata isolate rEreImb1 chromosome 15, rEreImb1.hap1, whole genome shotgun sequence DNA encoding:
- the MN1 gene encoding transcriptional activator MN1, whose protein sequence is MFGLEQFEPQISSRNAGQGERNFSQAGLTMGSHFKSPAFHSGGPADPAISALGEPPILGMNMNMAGEAYGFHARGHSELHAGGMQAQPVHGFFGNQQPHHGHPTTHHPHQHHPHFSGNFGSDPSASCLHGGRLMSYNNSMGSQQAFAEGYEHMAENQGGEGFGQQRSGNMPDFQHHNSSASNHAVPAPCLPLDQSPNRAASFHGLPASSSSDSHSLEQRRLPNPGGVDSLEYNYASDGPSGHFDLPVFSPSESEGQLPHYGAGRQVPGGGSFPGTSVLPRAPGLVGMSKVHPQQQQHGVFFDRFGGARKMSVGMEPGVNARHPLMQQQPQTGLLARQNSCPPAIPRQQQTEASAPNPSLQDNGPLLQNQHAQFEYPIHRLENRNMHPYTDPVFNMQPPPPQQPPNQRLQHFDAPYMSVAKRPRFDFPSSPAVDRCAAWSNPLHGAGMENHLSPSAYPGLAGEFTPPVPESFAPGPPLQHPGPDPQALQQQRQNAALMIKQMASRSQQQRLGPPSLQQLGHHGDLGQSGLAHAGPVGTMPQPGFERESGGRGPGFEPPAPHLAQDSGWFPGPPPPGGELLPPPPPPPPPPRRLGGPAEPGPHELSLAPGGSGLLFRPAAGGLGLAGEGRGPALHSPGVHAPFGAGLAPLPSPGAGGGGVGLPSAPAERRPPADFAAPPLGGPAGFGFGASGRPAPPPSASGSPGAFPPPEFPPAPRAAAASKLGALSLGSFAKPAKEAAFGQSCLAALSTACQNMIASLGAPNLHVTFAKRGPPEARRKPGPPEPDGGAAPGPAPGPDFFPAKAAPEASPSPGFPPEAAPGGEGKAAAAAAAGGRGRGRRKRDSGHVSPGGFFDKFPPAEGGGAASPGPGPGAPPAAHDRPLASPSWAKGGERPRGEQPDLLASLDGGLPSASKSDGGSPRGDFPAEPSPAYGHEDEVSSSSDGGPAKPPTRSPLLGGSPPQALLGGQKPLALGLLGGPGPAPDGYGLGGGGGHPGTPGLEQVRTPGSSSAQDEIHPLEILQAQIQLQRQQFSISEDQPLGMKSKKAECPSQNGEGELNSCCSESVKGAMSTIDLDSLMAEHNSTWYMPSEKSLMEGQEEDKPMAPWEKSKPQNPSKEGALSPWPESSEDTNLSLTRFSKKYYKRGNTKVRAHDLPQNKTSAAAQTGSHLQCLSVHCTDDMGESKGRTAVPTWRSLHSDISNRFGTFVAALT